The following proteins are co-located in the Deinococcus metallilatus genome:
- the trpB gene encoding tryptophan synthase subunit beta, translating to MSLTLPTYPQPDARGRYGRFGGRYVPETLIPALDELERAYRAAKKDPAFLNELGRLLHDYVGRPSPLYLAQRLTDYAGGAKIYLKREDFNHTGAHKINNCLAQALLAQRMGKRRVIAETGAGQHGVASATAAALLGLECIVYMGAEDIRRQAMNVFRMKLLGAEVREVTSGTSTLKDATNEAIRDWVTNVRDTFYILGSVVGPHPYPAMVRDFQSVIGEEVKVQLQAAEGRAVPDAIVACVGGGSNAIGIFAPYAYLPEGERPRLIGTEAAGEGVESGRHAASMAGGRVGVLHGAMMYLLNDAEGQIEAAHSISAGLDYPGIGPEHCHYSETGVAEYVPVTDAQALEGLQLLTRLEGIIPALESAHAIYYAVQLARDLGPDQVIVVNLSGRGDKDVAEVMRLLDLETKREEVRA from the coding sequence ATGTCCCTGACTCTCCCCACCTACCCGCAGCCGGACGCGCGCGGGCGGTACGGACGCTTTGGCGGGCGCTACGTTCCCGAGACGCTCATTCCGGCGCTGGATGAACTGGAGCGGGCGTACCGCGCCGCGAAAAAAGACCCGGCCTTCCTGAACGAGCTGGGCCGCCTCCTCCATGACTATGTGGGGCGTCCGAGTCCCCTCTACCTCGCGCAGCGCCTCACGGACTACGCGGGCGGCGCGAAGATTTACCTCAAGCGCGAGGACTTCAACCACACCGGCGCGCACAAGATCAACAACTGTCTGGCGCAGGCCCTGCTCGCTCAACGCATGGGCAAACGCCGGGTGATCGCGGAGACAGGCGCCGGGCAGCACGGGGTCGCCAGCGCCACCGCCGCCGCGCTGCTCGGCCTGGAATGCATCGTGTACATGGGCGCCGAGGACATCCGGCGCCAGGCGATGAACGTCTTCCGCATGAAGCTGCTGGGCGCCGAGGTGCGCGAGGTGACCTCCGGTACCAGCACCCTCAAGGACGCCACCAACGAGGCCATCCGCGACTGGGTCACCAACGTGCGCGACACCTTCTACATCCTGGGCAGCGTGGTGGGACCGCACCCCTACCCCGCGATGGTCCGCGACTTCCAGAGCGTGATCGGGGAGGAGGTCAAGGTGCAGCTTCAGGCCGCCGAGGGCCGCGCGGTGCCGGATGCCATCGTCGCCTGCGTGGGCGGCGGCAGCAACGCCATCGGGATTTTCGCGCCCTATGCCTACCTGCCCGAGGGAGAACGTCCCCGCTTGATCGGCACCGAGGCCGCCGGGGAGGGTGTGGAGAGCGGCAGGCACGCGGCCAGCATGGCGGGCGGGCGCGTCGGCGTGCTGCACGGCGCGATGATGTACCTGCTGAACGACGCCGAAGGCCAGATCGAGGCCGCGCACTCCATCAGCGCGGGCCTGGATTACCCCGGCATCGGCCCCGAACACTGCCACTACAGCGAGACGGGCGTGGCCGAGTACGTGCCGGTGACCGACGCGCAGGCGCTGGAGGGCTTGCAGCTCCTCACCCGCCTGGAAGGCATCATTCCCGCCCTGGAGAGTGCCCACGCCATCTATTACGCGGTGCAACTCGCCCGCGACCTGGGGCCGGACCAGGTGATCGTGGTGAACCTGTCGGGGCGCGGCGACAAGGACGTGGCCGAGGTGATGCGTCTGCTGGACCTGGAGACGAAGCGTGAGGAGGTGCGGGCATGA
- the trpA gene encoding tryptophan synthase subunit alpha, translating to MTATTTRGAARIHAAFDRAKAEGRAAFMPFITAGYPGAAEFPALADTLLARADLLEVGIPYSDPLGDGPTIQRASEQALAGGTSTRRTLDLVKALRQRHDTPIVIMTYVNPIYAVGPREFMRLAAEAGVDGLILPDLPPDQDIEIADLAAEYGLAVTFLIAPTSTPERVKLVAEACTGFLYAVSVTGVTGAREGSALGEVPAMLALARQYAHVPIAVGFGVKDRQTAHQVAQVADGVVVGSAFINAVRDGQDVAALAAEIAAGCRKSV from the coding sequence ATGACCGCCACCACGACGAGAGGGGCCGCGCGTATCCACGCCGCCTTCGACCGCGCGAAGGCGGAGGGCCGCGCCGCCTTCATGCCCTTCATCACCGCCGGATATCCGGGTGCCGCCGAGTTCCCCGCCCTGGCCGACACGCTGCTGGCGCGGGCCGATCTGCTGGAGGTCGGCATTCCCTACAGTGACCCCCTGGGCGACGGTCCCACCATCCAGCGGGCCAGCGAACAGGCGCTGGCGGGCGGCACCAGCACGCGGCGCACGCTGGACCTGGTGAAGGCCCTGCGCCAGCGGCACGACACGCCCATCGTGATCATGACCTACGTGAACCCGATCTATGCCGTCGGCCCCCGCGAATTCATGCGGCTGGCGGCGGAAGCGGGCGTGGACGGGCTGATCCTCCCCGACCTGCCGCCCGACCAGGACATCGAGATCGCGGACCTGGCCGCCGAGTACGGCCTGGCGGTCACGTTCCTGATCGCGCCGACCAGCACACCCGAGCGGGTGAAGCTGGTGGCGGAGGCCTGCACGGGCTTCCTCTACGCGGTCAGCGTCACGGGTGTCACCGGAGCGCGCGAGGGTTCGGCGCTGGGCGAGGTCCCCGCCATGCTCGCGCTGGCCCGCCAGTACGCCCATGTGCCCATCGCCGTCGGCTTCGGCGTGAAGGACCGGCAGACCGCCCATCAGGTCGCGCAGGTCGCGGATGGGGTGGTCGTCGGGAGCGCCTTTATCAACGCCGTGCGTGACGGGCAAGACGTGGCCGCGCTCGCCGCCGAGATCGCGGCGGGGTGCCGGAAAAGTGTCTGA
- a CDS encoding ferritin-like domain-containing protein, which yields MTQSGSGQSSGQSSGGMSMKMTDLQDLYVEQLQDVYSAEQQLTQALQQMAQAASDPQLSQAFQMHLQQTQEHTQRLQQIFQDLGQQPGGKTCKAMQGIVAEGQETIKEKATPAVRDAALIAAAQRAEHYEISAYGTLRTYAEILGRQQDVDLLRTTEDEEKSTDQKLTGLARGINMEAMNQ from the coding sequence ATGACGCAAAGTGGCAGTGGACAGAGCAGCGGGCAGAGCAGCGGCGGCATGAGCATGAAGATGACCGACCTGCAAGACCTCTACGTGGAGCAGCTCCAGGACGTGTACTCGGCGGAGCAGCAGCTCACCCAGGCTCTCCAGCAGATGGCCCAGGCCGCCAGCGACCCCCAGCTCAGCCAGGCCTTCCAGATGCATCTGCAACAGACCCAGGAGCACACCCAGCGTCTGCAACAGATTTTCCAGGATCTGGGCCAGCAGCCCGGCGGCAAGACCTGCAAGGCCATGCAGGGCATCGTCGCCGAGGGCCAGGAGACGATCAAGGAAAAGGCCACGCCCGCCGTGCGTGACGCCGCCCTGATCGCCGCCGCCCAGCGCGCCGAGCACTACGAGATCTCGGCCTACGGCACCCTGCGGACCTATGCCGAAATCCTGGGCCGCCAGCAGGACGTGGACCTCCTGCGCACCACCGAGGACGAGGAAAAGTCCACCGACCAGAAGCTGACCGGCCTCGCCCGCGGCATCAACATGGAGGCGATGAACCAGTAA
- a CDS encoding sugar efflux transporter: MTESLAPSSGLAAVWRLPHAARLALAVLLLGFALSLASPFMALFGVNRVHMTPLQLGIFLTVNAVSSVLISTRLARWSDRLTDRKPLVLFTLGAAALGYGLLSVVRVYPALLVIGAVLLGTGAAAFPQLFSFARAQFAGAGGNLPDRAVTLLRSVFSLAWVVGPGVGAWALAGLDFRGLFLLAAACFALAGLLAWRVPPAPAGPLPTPPRAQAGGGAARRPLVPVALAFVLYGMSMSMGMTMFPLLITKVLHGTDGQVGFLVGLCALLEIPVMLAFVVARRLPATERLVKYALALFVVHFALVYFSQGTALLIAAQGVRAAVIAVMAGLGMAYFQELMPGRLAAATTLFANTTNIGAMLAGIVSGACAQLFGYRAVFLLCGLLTLGAWLVMQAVTRVRPVPLAAKETGG; this comes from the coding sequence ATGACCGAATCCCTCGCCCCTTCCAGCGGCCTCGCGGCGGTCTGGCGGCTGCCGCACGCGGCCCGGCTGGCGCTGGCGGTGCTGCTGCTGGGGTTTGCCCTCTCGCTGGCGAGTCCCTTCATGGCGCTCTTCGGCGTGAACCGGGTTCACATGACGCCGCTGCAACTGGGCATTTTTCTGACGGTCAACGCCGTGAGCAGCGTCCTGATCAGCACGCGGCTGGCCCGATGGTCGGACCGTCTCACGGACCGCAAGCCGCTGGTGCTGTTCACGCTGGGGGCGGCGGCGCTGGGGTACGGGCTGCTGAGCGTGGTCCGAGTGTACCCGGCGCTGCTGGTGATCGGGGCCGTGCTGCTGGGCACCGGGGCGGCGGCCTTTCCGCAACTGTTCTCGTTCGCGCGGGCGCAGTTCGCGGGCGCGGGGGGCAACCTCCCCGACCGGGCGGTCACGCTGCTGCGCTCGGTGTTCTCGCTCGCCTGGGTGGTGGGGCCGGGGGTGGGGGCGTGGGCGCTGGCGGGGCTGGACTTCCGGGGCCTCTTTCTGCTGGCGGCGGCATGTTTCGCGCTGGCCGGGCTGCTGGCCTGGCGGGTGCCGCCCGCGCCTGCCGGTCCCCTGCCCACCCCGCCGCGCGCTCAGGCGGGAGGAGGGGCTGCCCGGCGCCCGCTGGTCCCGGTCGCGCTGGCCTTCGTCCTGTACGGCATGAGCATGAGCATGGGCATGACGATGTTCCCGCTGCTGATCACCAAAGTGCTGCACGGCACGGACGGCCAGGTCGGCTTTCTGGTGGGCCTCTGCGCCCTGCTGGAGATTCCGGTCATGCTGGCCTTCGTGGTCGCGCGGCGCCTCCCGGCCACCGAGCGGCTGGTGAAGTACGCGCTGGCCCTGTTCGTGGTGCATTTCGCGCTGGTGTACTTCTCGCAGGGGACGGCGCTCCTGATCGCGGCGCAGGGCGTGCGGGCGGCGGTGATCGCGGTGATGGCGGGCCTCGGCATGGCCTACTTTCAGGAGCTGATGCCGGGGCGCCTGGCCGCCGCCACCACCCTCTTTGCCAATACCACCAACATCGGCGCGATGCTCGCGGGGATCGTGTCGGGCGCGTGCGCGCAACTGTTCGGCTACCGGGCGGTGTTCCTGCTGTGCGGGCTGCTGACCCTGGGGGCCTGGCTGGTGATGCAGGCGGTGACGCGCGTACGACCTGTGCCGCTGGCCGCGAAGGAGACGGGCGGCTGA
- a CDS encoding MBL fold metallo-hydrolase, with translation MAWTQYLRIGDADVYSLTDGQFRLDGGAMYGSVPKVLWERGAPADDLGRIRLRINPLLIRLGGKNVLVETGFWDQGGEKFEGMYAVDRDETVFRGLSDLGLAPDDIDLVVNTHLHFDHAGRNVTLTGEPTFPNARYVVQKQELHDAQNTHERSRASYIPGYIDPILDAGLFDVVEGEHELLPGLSVLPLPGHNLGQQGVVLRSGGQTLVYAADLLPTLAHAPYPYIMGYDLYPVTTLETRKRYFPQWFEEGAVIATPHDPDVAFARLEAGKKGGFTAVALP, from the coding sequence ATGGCCTGGACCCAGTATCTCCGTATCGGCGACGCCGACGTGTATTCCCTCACCGATGGACAGTTCCGTCTGGACGGCGGCGCCATGTACGGCAGCGTTCCCAAAGTCCTGTGGGAGCGGGGCGCCCCCGCCGACGACCTGGGCCGCATCCGCCTCCGCATCAATCCCCTGTTGATCCGGCTGGGCGGAAAGAATGTGCTCGTGGAGACGGGCTTCTGGGACCAGGGTGGCGAGAAGTTCGAGGGCATGTACGCTGTGGACCGCGACGAGACGGTCTTTCGCGGCCTCTCCGACCTGGGCCTCGCGCCGGACGACATCGACCTCGTCGTGAATACCCACCTGCACTTCGACCACGCCGGGCGCAACGTGACCCTGACCGGCGAACCGACCTTCCCGAACGCCCGCTACGTGGTGCAGAAGCAGGAACTCCACGACGCGCAGAACACCCATGAACGCAGCCGCGCCAGCTACATTCCTGGCTACATTGACCCCATTCTGGACGCGGGCCTCTTCGACGTGGTGGAGGGCGAACACGAGCTGCTGCCCGGCCTGAGCGTGCTGCCGTTGCCCGGGCACAACCTCGGCCAGCAGGGGGTGGTGCTGCGCTCGGGCGGCCAGACGTTGGTGTATGCGGCCGATCTGCTGCCCACCCTGGCCCACGCGCCCTACCCCTACATCATGGGCTATGACCTTTACCCCGTGACCACGCTGGAAACCCGCAAGAGGTACTTCCCGCAGTGGTTCGAGGAGGGGGCGGTGATCGCCACGCCGCACGATCCCGATGTGGCCTTCGCGCGGCTGGAGGCGGGGAAGAAGGGGGGGTTTACGGCGGTGGCCCTGCCCTGA
- a CDS encoding 3-isopropylmalate dehydratase large subunit, with the protein MGMTIAEKILAAHSGHDHVVPGQLIECATDWVLCHEITTPAALRMLEERGMDRVFDPEKIVAVPDHSVPAMNIKAAKMYQKLKSWVQEKGIRHFYDVGRGGIAHVVLENTGLIKPGQTLVSGDSHTCNAGALGCFATGVGSTDLAGAIYAGKVWFKVPETMLIRVTGEMQPGVTPKDLVLEVIKRIGADGANYLVMEWVGDTIDRMDMEGRFTLTNMAIEAGGKTGIVAVDNTTRAYLAERGVTPDQYTEYTSDPDASYKVVIDLDASKVEPTVAYPHIPSNGRVAGSDRIAVTHAYVGSCTNGRIGDLRDVARILKGRRVADGVQMIVVPATQAIWKQAAQEGLLEIFVDAGASVSYPSCGACLGMHSGVLGPDDVCISSSNRNFVGRMGDPTAQIYLASPATVAASAVAGYISDPREYNAEGGEAAD; encoded by the coding sequence ATGGGAATGACGATTGCGGAAAAGATTCTGGCGGCCCACAGCGGCCATGACCACGTGGTGCCCGGCCAACTGATCGAGTGCGCGACCGACTGGGTGCTGTGCCACGAGATCACCACCCCCGCCGCCCTGCGGATGCTGGAAGAGCGCGGCATGGACCGCGTGTTCGATCCTGAAAAGATCGTGGCCGTCCCCGATCACTCCGTCCCCGCCATGAACATCAAGGCCGCCAAGATGTACCAGAAGCTCAAGTCCTGGGTGCAGGAAAAGGGCATCCGCCACTTCTACGACGTGGGGCGCGGCGGCATCGCCCACGTGGTGCTGGAAAACACCGGCCTGATCAAGCCGGGGCAGACGCTCGTCAGCGGCGACTCGCATACCTGCAACGCGGGCGCGCTGGGTTGCTTCGCCACCGGCGTCGGCAGCACCGACCTCGCCGGGGCGATCTACGCGGGCAAGGTGTGGTTCAAGGTGCCCGAAACCATGCTGATCCGCGTCACGGGGGAGATGCAGCCCGGCGTGACGCCCAAAGACCTCGTGCTGGAAGTCATCAAGCGCATCGGCGCGGACGGCGCGAACTATCTGGTGATGGAGTGGGTCGGGGACACCATCGACCGCATGGACATGGAAGGCCGCTTCACGCTGACCAACATGGCGATTGAGGCGGGCGGCAAGACGGGCATCGTGGCCGTGGACAACACCACCCGCGCCTATCTGGCCGAGCGCGGCGTCACCCCCGACCAGTACACCGAATACACCTCCGACCCGGACGCGAGTTACAAGGTCGTCATCGACCTCGACGCCTCGAAGGTGGAGCCGACCGTCGCCTACCCCCATATTCCCAGCAACGGGCGGGTGGCGGGGAGTGACCGGATCGCCGTCACGCACGCTTACGTCGGAAGCTGCACGAATGGGCGCATCGGTGACCTGCGCGACGTGGCGCGCATCCTGAAGGGGCGCCGGGTTGCGGACGGCGTGCAGATGATCGTGGTGCCCGCGACCCAGGCGATCTGGAAGCAGGCGGCGCAGGAAGGCCTGCTGGAAATCTTCGTGGACGCGGGCGCGAGCGTGAGCTATCCCAGTTGCGGCGCGTGCCTGGGGATGCACTCGGGCGTGCTGGGGCCGGACGACGTGTGCATCAGCTCCAGCAACCGCAACTTCGTGGGCCGCATGGGCGACCCCACCGCGCAGATTTACCTCGCCAGCCCCGCGACGGTGGCCGCGAGTGCCGTCGCCGGGTACATCAGCGACCCGCGCGAGTACAACGCGGAGGGCGGGGAAGCGGCGGATTGA
- a CDS encoding 3-isopropylmalate dehydratase small subunit, with protein sequence MPTVHVFARAHINTDEIIPARHLTTDVESELAKYAMEDYDKNFVRRVKPGDIIVAGADFGCGSSREHAVWALRGAGVAAVIAPNFARIFYRNAINNGFLALECEDVVETFMDGDPAELDLTGGTITNARTGQTLTFVPVPQFALDVQKAGGWLEYMREQDQKQPQQEEQHA encoded by the coding sequence ATGCCCACCGTTCACGTTTTCGCCCGTGCCCACATCAACACCGACGAGATCATTCCCGCCCGCCACCTGACGACCGATGTCGAGTCCGAACTGGCCAAGTACGCGATGGAGGACTACGACAAGAACTTCGTGCGCCGCGTGAAGCCGGGGGACATCATCGTGGCGGGGGCGGATTTCGGCTGTGGGTCCAGCCGCGAACACGCGGTCTGGGCGCTGCGCGGCGCGGGCGTGGCCGCCGTGATCGCGCCCAATTTCGCCCGCATCTTCTACCGCAACGCCATCAACAACGGCTTCCTGGCGCTGGAATGCGAGGACGTGGTGGAGACGTTCATGGACGGCGATCCGGCGGAGCTGGATTTGACGGGCGGGACCATCACCAATGCCCGCACCGGGCAGACACTGACTTTCGTGCCCGTGCCGCAGTTCGCGCTGGACGTGCAGAAAGCCGGAGGCTGGCTGGAATACATGCGCGAACAGGACCAGAAGCAGCCCCAACAGGAGGAACAGCATGCCTAA
- the leuB gene encoding 3-isopropylmalate dehydrogenase, producing MPKVVTLPGDGIGPEVTAAAVEVLREVAPDLKFEEQAIGGAAYEQYGDPFPQVTRDALKGADAVLLGTVGGPQNSPWNSLPRHLRPESGLLALRKALGCYANLRPVRVQPGLEHLSPLKPELARGVDILIVRELLGGIYFDGDRQIEGDTAYNTMRYTTPEVERVAKVAFWAAEQRRGRVTSVDKANVLEVSELWRRDVQALRDREYRNVHLNHEYVDSVAMLIVANPSRYDVIVTENLFGDILSDLAAVIPGSLGLMPSASLGDGPGLFEPIHGSAPDIAGQGIANPAAAIMSAAMLLRHGLDRPVAANQVERAVALALRAHPTRDLGGKADTRTFTHAVLDAVASPSVG from the coding sequence ATGCCTAAAGTCGTCACCCTGCCCGGCGACGGGATCGGCCCCGAAGTCACCGCCGCCGCTGTGGAAGTGCTGCGCGAGGTCGCCCCGGACCTGAAATTCGAGGAACAGGCTATCGGTGGGGCGGCCTACGAGCAGTACGGCGACCCGTTCCCGCAGGTCACGCGCGATGCCCTGAAGGGCGCGGACGCCGTGCTGCTGGGCACTGTCGGCGGCCCGCAGAACAGCCCCTGGAACAGCCTCCCGCGCCACCTGCGTCCAGAAAGCGGCCTGCTCGCGCTCCGTAAGGCGCTGGGGTGCTACGCCAACCTGCGGCCCGTGCGGGTGCAGCCGGGCCTGGAACACCTCTCGCCGCTCAAGCCCGAACTGGCGCGCGGCGTGGACATCCTGATCGTGCGCGAACTGCTGGGCGGCATCTACTTCGACGGCGACCGCCAGATCGAGGGCGATACCGCCTACAACACCATGCGCTACACCACCCCCGAGGTCGAGCGCGTGGCGAAGGTCGCCTTCTGGGCCGCCGAGCAGCGCCGGGGCCGCGTAACCAGCGTGGACAAGGCGAACGTGCTGGAAGTGTCCGAGTTGTGGCGCCGCGACGTGCAGGCCCTGCGCGACCGCGAGTACCGCAACGTCCACCTCAACCACGAGTACGTGGACTCCGTCGCCATGCTGATCGTCGCCAACCCCAGCCGCTACGACGTGATCGTCACCGAGAACCTCTTCGGCGACATCCTCTCCGACCTGGCCGCCGTGATTCCCGGTTCCCTGGGGCTGATGCCGAGCGCCAGCCTGGGCGACGGCCCCGGCCTCTTCGAACCCATCCACGGCAGCGCCCCCGACATCGCCGGGCAGGGCATCGCCAACCCCGCCGCCGCCATCATGAGCGCGGCCATGTTGCTGCGGCACGGCCTGGACCGCCCGGTGGCCGCCAATCAGGTCGAGCGCGCGGTCGCCCTGGCCCTGCGCGCCCATCCCACCCGTGACCTGGGCGGCAAGGCCGACACGCGGACCTTTACCCATGCGGTGCTGGACGCGGTGGCGAGTCCGAGCGTGGGGTGA
- a CDS encoding N-acetylmuramoyl-L-alanine amidase family protein encodes MPLRRAVLTLALLTAPALAHASAAPEVFVAYPPEGYRVAFDHVILEGSVPPGAGLKIGGEAVPVGPDGLFMLWWPLRPGTNDLRLSTTVGGQTGTRTLHVTRTVMAPLPAAPTQIDPESVTPREPLEFWDAAGDAPAERTVTVAFRGSPGGQAAFRVGGGLPLPMREVSAGRYEGAYLLPASARLEQAPVTVSLTGRSGQAVTVAAPGRLSSTGSGPLTGTQRAGTVRGLGLNDAGNVTTTLGGEAFLYPRDGMTFTLVGRQGEDVRARLAPGVSVLITEKQLDVTPGKPAFGRSGPVTLETVPPAAILATLPTPPATPPVTAPPAAPEAVPPVSPGDLRVRVPLGGARVPFTVAQEQGGRRLTLTLYGLDTLPTLPAPLADPLIAGAEVQPVGLGVTRLTLDLTAPQAWGFTANYDGGDLLLTVRRPPALGAAQPLAGRVIVLDAGHGGTQWGGAGSLRVPEKDLTLPIARRAAELLRERGAQVILTRDGDVTLGLYERDLTAEAAHADLLVSIHANALPDGRDPRGLRGPEVYFTHPQAEVPAAALLAALRRTLPDLGPGAGLKPGANLALTRPTTQPSLLIETAYLTDPQNLRTLMDPAGRERFAQAIAAGIADFYAAQVSVR; translated from the coding sequence ATGCCGCTGCGCCGCGCTGTCCTGACCCTCGCCCTGCTGACCGCTCCCGCCCTGGCCCATGCCTCGGCCGCCCCGGAAGTCTTCGTCGCCTACCCGCCCGAGGGCTACCGGGTCGCGTTCGATCACGTGATTCTGGAGGGGAGCGTGCCGCCCGGCGCGGGGCTGAAGATCGGCGGGGAGGCGGTGCCAGTTGGCCCGGACGGCCTCTTCATGCTGTGGTGGCCGCTGCGGCCCGGTACGAACGACCTGCGCCTGAGTACGACCGTGGGGGGGCAGACCGGCACGCGGACGCTGCACGTGACCCGCACGGTGATGGCCCCTCTGCCTGCTGCGCCCACCCAGATCGACCCGGAGAGCGTCACGCCTCGCGAGCCGCTGGAGTTCTGGGACGCGGCGGGAGACGCGCCCGCCGAACGCACCGTCACCGTGGCCTTTCGGGGGTCGCCGGGGGGGCAGGCCGCCTTCCGGGTGGGAGGCGGCCTGCCCCTGCCCATGCGTGAGGTGAGCGCGGGGAGGTACGAGGGGGCTTACCTGCTGCCCGCCTCCGCCCGGCTCGAACAGGCGCCGGTGACCGTCAGCCTGACCGGACGGAGCGGCCAGGCGGTGACCGTTGCCGCCCCCGGACGCCTGAGCAGTACCGGGAGTGGTCCCCTCACCGGCACCCAGCGGGCGGGCACGGTGCGCGGCCTGGGCCTGAACGACGCGGGCAACGTGACCACGACGCTGGGCGGTGAAGCTTTCCTGTACCCGCGTGACGGCATGACCTTCACGTTGGTGGGGCGGCAGGGGGAGGATGTGCGCGCCCGCCTCGCGCCCGGCGTGAGCGTGCTGATCACGGAGAAGCAACTGGACGTGACGCCGGGCAAGCCCGCTTTCGGCAGAAGTGGCCCCGTGACGCTGGAGACAGTCCCGCCTGCTGCCATTCTCGCCACCCTGCCCACCCCTCCGGCCACGCCCCCCGTCACTGCGCCGCCTGCTGCACCGGAGGCCGTGCCCCCTGTCTCCCCCGGCGACCTGCGGGTCCGGGTGCCGCTGGGTGGAGCGCGGGTGCCCTTCACAGTCGCCCAGGAACAGGGAGGCCGCCGCCTCACCCTCACGCTGTACGGCCTGGACACGCTGCCCACGCTGCCCGCCCCCCTCGCTGACCCGCTGATCGCCGGGGCAGAGGTGCAGCCGGTGGGTCTGGGCGTGACCCGGCTGACGCTGGACCTCACGGCTCCGCAGGCGTGGGGCTTCACCGCGAACTATGACGGCGGGGACCTGCTGCTGACGGTGCGCCGCCCGCCTGCCCTCGGCGCCGCGCAGCCCCTCGCCGGGCGCGTGATCGTGCTGGACGCGGGGCATGGGGGCACCCAGTGGGGCGGGGCGGGCAGCCTGCGCGTGCCGGAAAAGGACCTGACCCTGCCTATCGCGCGGCGGGCGGCCGAGCTGCTGCGTGAGCGGGGCGCGCAGGTGATCCTCACCCGCGACGGGGACGTGACCCTTGGCCTGTACGAGCGTGACCTGACCGCCGAGGCGGCCCACGCCGACCTGCTGGTGTCCATCCATGCCAACGCCCTGCCCGACGGACGCGACCCGCGCGGCCTTCGCGGCCCGGAAGTCTACTTCACGCACCCGCAGGCCGAGGTGCCCGCCGCCGCCCTCCTGGCCGCGCTGCGCCGCACCCTGCCCGACCTCGGCCCCGGTGCGGGCCTGAAACCGGGAGCGAACCTCGCCCTGACGCGGCCCACCACGCAGCCCAGCCTGCTGATCGAAACCGCTTACCTGACCGACCCGCAGAACCTCCGCACCCTGATGGACCCCGCCGGACGTGAGCGTTTCGCCCAGGCGATTGCGGCGGGCATCGCGGACTTCTACGCGGCCCAGGTGTCCGTCCGGTGA
- a CDS encoding PPC domain-containing DNA-binding protein, producing the protein MHSRLLQTSPTGERTFVLVFAAGDEVAQGLQAFAREQNLDAAAFTAIGALSDVKFGFYDVDAQEYVPTEVNEQVEVLSLLGNVALKEDGTPQVHAHLVIGKRDGTAMGGHLLRGHVKPTLEVTLTEQPTHLRRKFNQEFGLTLIDLGEEEAPR; encoded by the coding sequence ATGCACAGCCGACTCCTCCAGACCAGCCCCACAGGCGAACGGACCTTCGTGCTCGTCTTTGCCGCCGGGGATGAGGTGGCGCAGGGCCTCCAAGCCTTTGCGCGCGAGCAGAACCTCGATGCCGCCGCCTTCACGGCCATCGGCGCGCTGAGCGACGTGAAGTTCGGCTTCTATGACGTGGACGCGCAGGAATACGTTCCTACCGAGGTGAACGAGCAGGTCGAGGTGCTGAGCCTGCTGGGCAACGTGGCGCTGAAGGAGGACGGCACGCCCCAGGTCCACGCCCATCTGGTGATCGGCAAGCGCGACGGCACGGCGATGGGCGGCCACCTGCTGCGCGGGCACGTCAAGCCCACGCTGGAGGTCACGCTGACCGAGCAGCCCACCCACCTGCGCCGCAAGTTCAACCAGGAGTTCGGGCTGACGCTGATTGATCTGGGGGAGGAGGAGGCTCCACGGTGA